In the genome of Clostridia bacterium, the window TCTACTTTCTTCTTACGGGCCCAGGGGCCGAGCACCGAAAGTGCCCGCCCGGTCACCATCGCCAGACTGGAGCTCCCCCTGGATCTTCCCATCCCTTGATCTTTACGGCTCTCTAGCCGGGAAAGGGTGAGCAGGTCGTCCACCAACCGCTGCAAGCGGTTGGTTTCGGCTTCGATGATATTCAAGAACTTGCGCGCCACCGTCGGGTCTTCTATGGCGCCATCAAGCAGGGTCTCCACAAAACCCTTGACCGAAGTCAAGGGAGTTCGCAGTTCATGGGATACGTTGGCCACAAAATCGGACCGCACCTGTTCCAGGTGCCTAAGCTCCGATATATCACGGAATACCAGCACCGCCCCTTCCACCCGGCCCTGGTCGCCTAGGATGGGGGCTACGTGCACCGTAAAGACCCGATCGTCGGTAGGAAAAAGCTTCAGCTCCTTAGTTAGAGATCGACCCAGCCGCAAGACGTTGCGCACAGCCGAATCCACATCGTGGTTGCGGACTACCTCAATGATGTGTCGGTCCTGGCTGGCAGCAGCTTGGACCTTCAACAGATTCTCGGCTGCCCGGTTGACCAGGATTACCCGGCCGGCCCCATCTACTGCCACTAAGCCATCTTCCAAGCCGGCCAATACTGCATCTAGCTTGTTGCGCTCTTCTGACGTCTCCTGGATGGTGCGCCGCCAGCGGCGGATCATTTCATTAAGGTTGCGAACCAAATCGTCGATTTCGGTGGGGCCAGCGCCAACCAACTGTTGGTCTAAATCCCCTTCGGCTACCTTTCTGGTAGTGGTAACCAGGTAATCCAAATAGCGGGAATCGGAACGCCCCCAAAGGTAAGTCAGCCCTACTACTACTGCCCAGCCTGCCATCAGGCACCAAAACATGCCGTCCAGCAAGTCGGCGCCGATGCTCGCCCCTAGGCTGGGGCTAGGGGTGAGGCCGCCGATGGCACCAGCTACATCCCCACGATATATGGCCCAACGAAAAAGTAAAAAGGCTATCACTACGAAGACTCCGCCCAGCACTAGCTGGCGGCCGATAGCCTTCCAACGCCAAGACTGCACCTGTTAACCCTCCTCGGGCCTAGTATACTTGGCTTCGGCTCGGCCGTCAAATTCGGCCGTTTACAGCTTTGCCCTTGATGCCAGCCGGAGGCTCAACAAAACTGGCCCTCAGGCTCCGGTTCCTTAAACCGGTAACCCACCCCGCGCACCGTTTCGATGAACTGCGGGTTGGCGGGATCGTCCTCCAGCTTTTGCCGCAAGTAACGCACGTGCACGTCCACGGTGCGGGTATCGGCAGGATAATCATATCCCCACACCCGGTCCAAGAGATAGTCCCGCCGCAAGACTCGCCCCGGGTTGCGCATCAGAGTGTACAGGAGCTCAAACTCCTTGGGGGTAAGGTCCACCTTGCGACCGCTGACCGTGACTTCAAAGTAAGAGGGGCGAATGGTCACCGGTCCAACCGAGACTACTTCCTCCTCAGGAAACTCTTTCTTGTCCCCTTCCTGGGCTTGGGCCCGTTCAATCTGGTGGCGGAGCTGGACCTTGACCCGGGCAATGAGCTCCCGGGGGCTAAAAGGCTTGGTTACATAATCATCAGCTCCGATTTCCAGGCCGACTACCTTATCCAGCTCTTCCGACTTGGCAGTTAGCATGATAATGGGAATCGAGCGGGTAGCTTCCTCCGCCCGCAAACGCCGGCAGACCTCCAGTCCATCCAGTCCGGGAAGCATGAGGTCGAGGATGATGAGGTCGATGTTGCCTTCCCGCGCCTTGTTGAGGGCACTTATCCCATCGGCGGCGGTTATGACCTGGTGGCCTTCCCGGGTCAGATTGAAATCTAAAAGCTCCCGAATGTTTTCCTCGTCGTCTACAACCAAGATAGTAGCCACGCGCTGCTGCCCCCTTTAGCCAGCTTGCTCTAAAATTAAGGGCAAATTTATGCTCGTTTTTATGCTAATTGTAACTAGCTCACGTTAATTTAAGATTAACATTAAATCAATTGTATGGGAACCCTCCGGAATTAATTACATATCATTTGTTGCCACAATCTACCAAGAAGCGGAAGTATAAAGCTAGTGCTCGGGGTAACACTAAAAAACGAAGGGGTTCGCAAGGGCTGAGCCCAGATCTTTACAGGGTCTGAAAAGGCTCTGTAAGGTTCGGCCAAAGGCTGGCATCGGGTCGAAAGGCTCGATGTTAGACCGGAGGGAAGATCTTTGGGTGTCCTGTAAGGCTTGGTGGCAGCCTACAGGGTTGCCATCAGGTCAAAAGGGATGCTTAAAGGTCGAGCCAAGATGGTCATGGGTACCGCAGGCTATATGCCTATGTAAGACTTGAAATCCTTTCGGTAGAAAGGCTGTTTTCAAGCCTTAGGTAAGCTTGAGGTTGGTAGCAGCCGAGAGGTTGCTACCAGCTTCTAAGGAGCTCATGATCATCGGACAAAGGTTATTACGGGTTCCGTAATGGTCTATCGCAGCCGAAAGGTTGCGGTGGGCTATGTAGGGATCCGTAGTAGCCGGCGGCAGGTCCTTGCGGGCTCCATTATATAGAGGCCGCCCGAAAATATGGCTTCGGGTGGCTTCTGATTCCTTGATTCTTTCGCAATTCATGACAAAAAGTTAAAGATTTTATTAAGAATGTATTAAGTTCCAAACCTTTGGGTCAGTTCGTCGTTAATAATATAGGGAAGGCAACAGGGGCGAAAAGAGGGGGCTGGGCAAGGAGCAAGGGTCTGGACCAAGAACTGAGCCCAAGGAGCGAGATTAGATCGGATAGGGAAGCTGGGTTAGAGAGCGGAAGGGGATGGAAGGGGGCACTAAGGTGGAGAAAAAGGAAGCCCTATACCTGGCCTTAGGCATTTTGGTGGTCATCACCTTGCTGGCAGTGGCAGCCAGTACAGGGCTGGTTTATCCGTAGATGGTCCATCCGTGGGTGGCCTGCTCATAGCCCGAAGCTGATGAGTCAGCGTGTAATTATGCGAGGGGTCTGGTCGTTACTGGCCAAGGGGCATAGCGCCCGCTAAATGTCCTCATGGGGATCGGCAGCTCGACCAGCGGCAACGGCTGCCGGTCGGCCTTGGGCCGCCAACCCCTCCCACTGGAAGTCGTCGGGGTTTTTGCCGCTAGCTTCGGCCATAGTCTCGCGAGCGGCGCTAGCAGTCCCAGAAGCTGGCGCACTGGCAGCTGCCACACTGGCAGCTGGCGTAGTCCCGGCCCGAGGGTTCTCGGTAGCTACCACCGTACCCCGAAGGCCATTTCGGCCCAACCTTCTTTCCCGTCGCAGCAAAACCTTTCACCCCCTGGAAAAGGGCTTTTTAGCTATAAGTCCTGGCCATCAATCTTGGCCCATGACCGAGTCAATGCCCCGCCTCTGAAACTGAACCCGCAGCTGGCGGATGGTCTCTAGAGGCGCATCCCAACGCACCGCCAGCTCTTCATCGCTTATACCCTGCTTTAAGGCTTCCAAGAAAGCATCAAAGTCGATACCAACTTCGGAGGTCATTTCCTTAAGGCTAGGCAATACTCCCCAGGGAGCCCCCCGCATCTGAATGTCCTCTTCGGCGTTGGGCAGAGGCTTGTTGCCGCGGACGCCGGCCTGAGTAATGAACCCTTCCGCTTCCGAACGGGCATCCAGGGCAGCATGGGTGGCCGATCCCAGGTTCTCGGGCACATAGAGCGGCCGCCTGGCACCACGGGGAAGTTCCAAGGTGGGCTCTTCATCCGCTGAGCCGGTAGCGCCAATGGCCTCCTGGTTAGGCCGGCTAGGGCCAACCTTTCCGTCCAAGTCCAGCAGCTTGATCTTTAAGGACACGGTGGTCACCTCGAGCTTATTCTTCCCGGCTAAGCTAAGATTATCCCCATACCCAGACATCCCCGGGGGCCCAACCTCAGCCTATTGCCGGGCTTAAAGTGGCAATAGAAGGAACTACCCTGGGACCACGCTGTTGCCGGGCATAAAGCTGCTTGCGGTTTTTAGGCGCGGCGGGCAAAGTCTTGCATAAACTGGGCTAGCGCCTGGCAGCCCTCGATAGGCATGGCATTATAGATGGAAGCGCGAATGCCTCCCACCGAGCGGTGCCCCTTTAGCCCCACTAGGCCCTGCTCGGTTGCCTGGCGGACGAACTCCTTCTCCAGGTCCTCGTTGGGCAAGCGGAAGGTTACGTTCATTATCGAACGGCTGTCCTTCTGGGCATGGGGACGGTAAAAGCCCTGATTAGCATCCAAGACTTGGTAGAGAAGAGCCGCTTTCCTTCGGTTCACCGCTTCGATGGCATCCAGCCCCCCTTGGGCTTTTACCCATTTCAACACCAAGTTGACCAGGTAGACGGCGAAGACCGGCGGCGTATTATAGAGGGAATTGTTCTCGGCATAGGTGCTGTAACGCCAAATCACCGGCAGCTTTTCATTCTTGCTGCTAGCTTCAATAAGATCGGAGCGGATGATGACCACCGTGACCCCCGCCGGACCCAGGTTCTTTTGAGCGCCAGCATAAATCAGCCCAAACTGCGAGACATCAAAGCGCCGGGACAAGATATCGCTGGACATATCCGCTACCAAGGGAATGGGGGCGCCAGTATCGGGATCTTTAAACTCCAGGCCCCGAAAGTCCTGCCACTGGGTACCAAAAATGGTGTTGTTGGAGGTGATGTGGACATAGGCGGGCGCCTGGCTGAGTTTGATCTCCGCTGGGGCAGGAATGCGGGAATGATTGCTATCCTTGGTGGTACAAGCCACATGAGCCTCCCCTACGATGGCGGCTTCCTTGTACGCCTTCTGGGCAAAGCTCCCGGTTATCACGTAATTGGCCACCTTGCCCGGGGCTAGGAAATTGGCCGGCACCATGGCAAACTGGGTGCTGGCTCCACCCTGCATAAAAAGCACCCGATAATCCTCGGGAATATCCATAATTTCCTTCAGCAGGGCCTCGGTTTCCTGGTTAATGGCCTCGTATTCTTTAGAACGGTGGCTAATCTCCAGCACCGACATGCCCGTGCCATTATAATCCAAAAGGTACTTTTGTGCTTCTTCCAATACCGGCAAAGGCAAAGTAGCCGGTCCGGGGTTGAAGTTGTAAACTCGAGCCACATTCATTACCTCCCAATTGCCAAAGCAGTAGCCATAGCCCGCAACTTTACTTGGGGGCTGACGGGAAACTATAACCCGAGCCCACCTACTAGGAGGGCTACAGCCAGTCGATTATATTTTTGATTTGGGAGGATTTCGCCCCCGAACCCCGCTTCTCCTGCTCTGGCAATTCTGTCTAAAATCAACTTAAGCAAGAACTAACCTCCGCTCCCAGTTCACTTCGCCTCTAGCTGTCTGGAATGTCCCGCGCGAGACAGGACCGCTTAAAGGAAACTAATAAATCTACTCTCTGTATGCTACAATAGAAGTAACGTCATCTATTAGTATACCAAGAGGAAAGAACGCCACAAGTGCGAAGGATTAAGGGCTGCTATATCCCGGCGATCGGCTACAGCATTTTTCATCAAGGGCGAAGCCAGAAGAGGTATACGAGGTGCTAGAGAACCAGACTTTTAAACCTCTCTGGGTTCGGACCAAGTCATTTGGAAAGTCCCCTGCCTATCTGGTATATGGGCGTACTCTGGCGGGCAGATACCTCCTAGTTCCAGGCATTGTGTTCGAAGATCCGCCCATGAAGGGGATGTTTATGCCAATTACTGTACGTGCTATGACGTCCAAGGAAAAGAAGTTTTACGAAATGCACCGAAAGGATGATCTCGGTGGGTAAGGAGAGAAAACTTGTTCCTGAGTTCCAGAGCCTAGAAGAGATGGCTGAGTTTTGGGATACCCATGATTCCACCGAAGTTGAGGTAGGTAATATTGAAAGTGTCCGATACGAACCCAAGAAAATAGTGCTATCGGTTCGTTTTGATGCCGGTGATATGGTCAATCTTCAGCGTATGGCCAGGAAATTAGGGATGGACCGATCCACCTTTGTACGCTTCGTAGTAAAACAGTACCTAAATCGCCACTATGAAAACGGACAACAGATAATGGAACCCCCAAGCAAGTACAGCCACAACCATAACAACCAAACCAAAGAGTAGTGCTGGTGTACGGAGTCCGCCTGCTTGGACAAATCAACGACCCCGGCTATTGGGACCCTCAAGGCAGTATTTGCTCAAAGGCTGAGCAACCCTGCGCCCCTTTAGGGTGGGTGCCAGGGTTGCTCAGCTAGACCCATTATAATCCAGAAGACAACCGAGGTAGATCTCGGCTGGCGATGACCCGTACCCCAGTGCCGGCTACGTTTTCAAGGATAACCTGCCCCGCCCGGACCGGGGCCTGTACCCGGCACTGTGCCAAGGCTAGCATACAGGCTCGGAGCATCCGCCGAGGAACTGGGCCTTCGGTGCGAACTGGAAGTAAGGGCAGTATGCCTCCGGTCACCGGAACTGTGGTGGCTAGTACCCGAACCGGGTCCTGGATCTCTTGAGTCGCGTACTCTAGTCCCTTCCGGCACTGGGCTCCCAGGGCCTTTACCGGTCGCCCCCCTTCCATGGTTACCTGGACATGGCATCCCAGGGGACAGGCAACACAAATGACCGCCTTGGTTTCAGTTTTGGCCATGGGGTTCCACCTCGATCCGGCATACTAGGTCTTTAGCGCTTATGCCTTTCAGCTCCACCAGCTTCCGCAAGCTCTCCACCATCGCCTGGGGCCTGAGCCGCAGGGAGACCATCTCCGGCGGCTGGACCCGCATCTGCCGCTTGCGAGCCACCAATTGCTCCCCTAGCTTGGCCACCACGTATACATCTTCCTCCGTCTCTACTACCCGGAAGTAAACCTGCACCTCTTCTTCTCCCCAGGCAGAGATGAATTGCGGCACTACGTAGCGAACGTTGCGCCCCGGCACCATGGCAATTGCCTCCGGCTTAGCCCGTAGCTCTCCGCGGCTGTAGCGGGCTGCTTCCCGACCAGCGATTTCTGCCTCCCGGGTCACGTTGTCCACTAAATCGTGGACATGGAGCAGGTTGCCGCAGGCAAAGATGCTAGGCATGCTGGTCTGGCGCCATTCGTTCACCACCGGACCGCCGGTAACCGGGTGGATTTCGATTCCCGCACCCCGGCAAAGCTCGACTTCAGGAATCAGTCCCACCGACAAAAGCAGAGTATCGCAGGCAATAAACTGCTCGGTTCCCGCCACCGGTTTTGAGTTTTCATCCACCGCCGCTATGGTTACTCCTTCCACCCGTTGGCGGCCGTGGACTTCCACTACTGTATGCCTGAGAAGCAGGGGAATGTCAAAATCGTGGAGGCACTGCACCAGGTTGCGCTCCAGGCCTCCGGGGCGAGGCATGATCTCCACCACCGCCTTTACCTCGGCGCCCTCTAAGGTGAGCCGCCGAGCCATAATCAAACCGATATCCCCAGAACCCAGAATCACCACTTGGCGGCCAGGCATCAACCCTTCCATGTTGATGAGCCGTTGGGCGGTGCCGGCAGTGTAGATGCCAGCTGGCCGTTCCCCGGGGATGGCTATGGCCCCCCGGGTCCGCTCCCGGCAACCCATGGCCAAAACTACCGCCTTGGCCCTGATGCTCAAAACCCCATCCTGGCGGTTGACGCACATTAGCGCACATTCCGGCGCCACTGATGGGGCCCCCGAGGGTATAATTTCTAACACCATGGTGTTAAGCTTGACCTCGATTCCTGCTTCCCGTATCCGAGCGATAAAGCGCTCAGCGTATTCGGGTCCGGTTAATTCTTCCTTGAAGTAGCGAAGGCCAAATCCCGGGTGAATGCATTGCTGGAGAATGCCCCCCAGCTCAAAGTCGCGCTCTACTAGCATCACCCTTTCGGCTCCCGCCTCCCGCGCCTTCCAGGCAGCCGCCAGGCCGGCTGGCCCCCCGCCAACTACAGCCACGTCCACCTGCACCGTTTCCATGGCCTACCCCACCTCCTTGGAAGCCAGCGTGCCTTGCCGGTAGTGCGC includes:
- a CDS encoding PAS domain-containing protein, translating into MQSWRWKAIGRQLVLGGVFVVIAFLLFRWAIYRGDVAGAIGGLTPSPSLGASIGADLLDGMFWCLMAGWAVVVGLTYLWGRSDSRYLDYLVTTTRKVAEGDLDQQLVGAGPTEIDDLVRNLNEMIRRWRRTIQETSEERNKLDAVLAGLEDGLVAVDGAGRVILVNRAAENLLKVQAAASQDRHIIEVVRNHDVDSAVRNVLRLGRSLTKELKLFPTDDRVFTVHVAPILGDQGRVEGAVLVFRDISELRHLEQVRSDFVANVSHELRTPLTSVKGFVETLLDGAIEDPTVARKFLNIIEAETNRLQRLVDDLLTLSRLESRKDQGMGRSRGSSSLAMVTGRALSVLGPWARKKKVELAVQIPEDLPRLAVSDDFLGQVIMNLVDNAIKYTEEGGKVSISAWPLGPLVRVEVADNGIGIPKESLNRIFERFYRVDKCRSRELGGTGLGLSIVKHIVESHGGRVGVRSELGKGSTFYFTLPVAVEDEVAASASAAGAAEPLSEE
- a CDS encoding response regulator transcription factor, translating into MATILVVDDEENIRELLDFNLTREGHQVITAADGISALNKAREGNIDLIILDLMLPGLDGLEVCRRLRAEEATRSIPIIMLTAKSEELDKVVGLEIGADDYVTKPFSPRELIARVKVQLRHQIERAQAQEGDKKEFPEEEVVSVGPVTIRPSYFEVTVSGRKVDLTPKEFELLYTLMRNPGRVLRRDYLLDRVWGYDYPADTRTVDVHVRYLRQKLEDDPANPQFIETVRGVGYRFKEPEPEGQFC
- a CDS encoding helix-turn-helix domain-containing protein — translated: MRGAPWGVLPSLKEMTSEVGIDFDAFLEALKQGISDEELAVRWDAPLETIRQLRVQFQRRGIDSVMGQD
- the serC gene encoding 3-phosphoserine/phosphohydroxythreonine transaminase encodes the protein MNVARVYNFNPGPATLPLPVLEEAQKYLLDYNGTGMSVLEISHRSKEYEAINQETEALLKEIMDIPEDYRVLFMQGGASTQFAMVPANFLAPGKVANYVITGSFAQKAYKEAAIVGEAHVACTTKDSNHSRIPAPAEIKLSQAPAYVHITSNNTIFGTQWQDFRGLEFKDPDTGAPIPLVADMSSDILSRRFDVSQFGLIYAGAQKNLGPAGVTVVIIRSDLIEASSKNEKLPVIWRYSTYAENNSLYNTPPVFAVYLVNLVLKWVKAQGGLDAIEAVNRRKAALLYQVLDANQGFYRPHAQKDSRSIMNVTFRLPNEDLEKEFVRQATEQGLVGLKGHRSVGGIRASIYNAMPIEGCQALAQFMQDFARRA
- a CDS encoding DUF1667 domain-containing protein, with amino-acid sequence MAKTETKAVICVACPLGCHVQVTMEGGRPVKALGAQCRKGLEYATQEIQDPVRVLATTVPVTGGILPLLPVRTEGPVPRRMLRACMLALAQCRVQAPVRAGQVILENVAGTGVRVIASRDLPRLSSGL
- a CDS encoding FAD-dependent oxidoreductase: METVQVDVAVVGGGPAGLAAAWKAREAGAERVMLVERDFELGGILQQCIHPGFGLRYFKEELTGPEYAERFIARIREAGIEVKLNTMVLEIIPSGAPSVAPECALMCVNRQDGVLSIRAKAVVLAMGCRERTRGAIAIPGERPAGIYTAGTAQRLINMEGLMPGRQVVILGSGDIGLIMARRLTLEGAEVKAVVEIMPRPGGLERNLVQCLHDFDIPLLLRHTVVEVHGRQRVEGVTIAAVDENSKPVAGTEQFIACDTLLLSVGLIPEVELCRGAGIEIHPVTGGPVVNEWRQTSMPSIFACGNLLHVHDLVDNVTREAEIAGREAARYSRGELRAKPEAIAMVPGRNVRYVVPQFISAWGEEEVQVYFRVVETEEDVYVVAKLGEQLVARKRQMRVQPPEMVSLRLRPQAMVESLRKLVELKGISAKDLVCRIEVEPHGQN